CTTTCTGGtcgcatacattttttttcttctgcctTTAACTTCATCTTGACTCTAAAAATAGCAACTCACCTATGTCagaataatatgtaaaaaaaaaaataaagttaagaaGACCCGCAGCAAAATAGGTAATGATATTTCTTGCGGTTACATCGGGCATGCCATtatacagaaacaaaaataacacaCATCTCAAAAGACGATGGAAAAGaagaagacagaaaaaaaagactCAAAAAACGCAAAATAAAACGATCGTCTCACATTCCACTTCTGAATAGTTTAGAGGCCTGTGGCTGGTTGCCTTTCTGTGATATGTATGCACCTGtgcgaagtttttttttcccctGACccacattcatttttttttttttttgagatgatATGTTCCCAAAGCTATACTCCTTAGTTAACTAAGTCCCCTATTCATTGCACTTGATGCGCCTTCCATAGCTCAGTGCTACGGGAATAAATCTATGAAAAAATTCCCATAAGGTGCTCTACCCGTGCGCCATCCCCATCTTATACCCATATCTCTGTTGCCCCTCTCCTCCTTGTGGTTGTGTACTTTAGGATAAAATCTAGAGAAATATTTAAGACGCTTGATCAACTCTTAAACATTCATCTATTGAAAAGACTCCCCAGACTCCATGCGTACCTATAACTCAAGTTAGTAGTCGTCGTCGATCGTCGGTACATGATCAGCGCAGAAGCAGGCATTGAGatgagaacagaaaaaaaaaattacaccgtGTACCGTTTCGATACTTTTCGATATATACGAACTAGCAAGTGAAGCATCGCCGCATAgagactagaaaaaaaaataaaaaaaaaaaaaaacaacaaaatcaggCCAGACAATGTGACGTGCGCGCTGGAGCGCACCATTGACGCGAGACGGGATTCCTTCCGACTTGGTAACCTAGTCGATCAATCGTCTTCGTGTATCAGATCGTTCACTCCACCTTATTCAATCAAGGCGCACATAGGCGATGATCATATTCCCATGGTTACATTTTACAAAGTGCTTCACGTCGGTGGTGGCAACGAGCGGGTTGGAGCCAGTAGGGTACCTAAGCTAAGACTGATTgacgattttcaatttaatgagaATCGTTCTTGTGAAGCTCTGTATAGCTGAATTGGAAAGCAATGCGTCGTCTCCATCGTCGTTATATAGTTTGTAATGATCGTTAAGCGCGTCGCATCGCAGCGATCGGTGAGGATCGGTAGATAATGGGATGTGATCGATTCGACAATGTGATGATTGGTGCGGGAGAAAGGGAATAACATATACACAACACAATTTCCTAATTGACGTTCAATAATTACTTAGCAAACGGACGCGGACAGCGGACGGAACGGAGGCTGGTTTTGCGAATGGGATAATCCGCAACAATGGGTGCATTGCACGCAAGTGATCCCCAAATATAGTCAATGGGGTCGCGTTTCGAGAAGCGGACAAGAAAACGGCTGCACCAAACCGTTGAAATCAAAGCCAATCAACGATTAGAGGTTAGGTTGCGGGAATGGGGAGGGAATATAGTTGTGGTGTATTTGTTACCTTTACCTATACCTCTTCTCTGACACATGCATCAACGTTTCCCGTTGTTATCCCGGAATTGAACACTTACCGCTGTAATATGGATTTTATCCTACGCGCGCGTGTACAGTGTATATAAACTCGCCAAGTCGCTTCGTCTCCGTTGCGGTCGGTCGCCGCGAGAACAAAGAGCACCTTGTTTCAGCCAGGTTAATcatgtgtagttttttttttcggtttctggaCATAGGCATTTTTGCAATGCGCAATTTGGCCAATGACTGCAGGATAAATGCACCACACCACGACGATACCTGCTATCGCCAAGATTTATTCAACGATACTTTCACAGTACGCCCAGCTTTAAAAGGGTACTTTCACAAAATTGATCATAATGTTGTGCCATTGAGCTCACTTTTGCAACTACGCCTATAGGAATGTTGTAGCTGTGTTAGCCACATCTTTattggatgatgatgatgatgatgaagatcgAGGTGGAATATATGGATAGTTGTGTTGGGTCTTGGTCTTGCAAGGCCAGGTAGGTAAGGTATCCCTTAAATGGCGTGGAGTTTGTTATTTACAAATAATCAGCCTGTGCATGGGAATTTCCATTAAACTGCCGTTAAAGATTGAACGACCAACTCAAACAATCATTAGAGTACAATCATCTTGATGAAAGATGAGACGAACGACTCTGGGAAAAAATACTTATTGTATCTGTGATGAGGAGTTTAGAATTGTATAATGGGCTTCATAATAATCTGATGGTTTTGTGAGATCCAGAAATTATTTATACCTCATTATTATTGGGAATTATTTTGTTCGCGTCTTGTGGTGCAAGAGATAAAGGATATTCTGGAAACTTTAATTTATAACGTATGTTTGGCAATTCAGCGATTTCGGCTTTTTTCGTGAAAAGGTATCCAAATAAATTGATATTCCTCGGAACTTGAAATGACAATtcttaattatataaatgcaaattttCGAGGAAGTTAAATTTTTGGAGCGCCTAGTAGaccaaatccaaaataaagtgcattaacaatgcatttttttaaaataaggaTGTATTAATTTTTAGTACATTTATCAAACTTCTTTTGATACTTTCAGCTTTTTGCATTATTGTTAAGACCAGTCATTCGTTATGCGTTTTTGTTCATTTGAAACATGTTTTAGTCCTTGGTAtgcatttttaatgcattaaaaatgagaaaaatttcaCAATGACCTTGTTTCTTTAGAGGTGGTAGACTCATGAATAGATGAAAAGCACTCGAGTAAATAGAaatgtgttgttgttgtactagatttctacccAGTCTACCACCTCAGATTGTAaagacaaataataataatttgcgGTTGGGATAGTATAATATAGTGAcgtaattttccaaaattttattaaaagtgaCGTCCAAAATCTCAGATTTTAGCATGGTTACATTCGGCTTGGAGTGAAATTAAGTACAGCTTTATTTATACAGACTGTTCTTAAATAACGTTCTACATTTTAAGACTGTAATTAATTGATGTATGCTTTCTTAGGCTGTTTACTGTAATTTGACTTCCTACAAAGTGACGACGACGTTACGAATGATTTAGCAGACTGTAATTAAGTTCCCTGGGCCAAATTACACTGTAATTGAAGGCCTTTTCTTTTGTGAGACTGTAATTAAGATTTTTCTGATTTCTCATACTATCATTTTCTTTCTTAGACTACAATAATGTGAAAAATCTCcttacaattttttcttaaaacaacaccttttttaaacagttaacaatatattttaacaaaaatttttttttttttttttttcatttccagCTGCCCATCCTGGAGCTGTTTGCTACAGTCACGCCCATTGCCAAATGAATGACAAGAAAAGTCATTGTGATTTTCTAATTCCCAATTTATTTGGACGTTGTCAATGTACTTCACCTGCCAAACAATATGGAGGAATGTGTATTGCTGATGATAGTTCTATTGAAGCTGATGCTGTATTAAGTCAAACTACAACTTATACCCCATtaattacaccaccaccaacTGTATTCCGACCAATCGATTTAATAACTCACTATGAGATTTCAACCCAAGGAAAACCAGAAATTAGCAGCTTACCCTCGTCTACAGAAAATCAAGTTGAATTTACAAAACTACCAGAATTATCTGTAAGTTCTTCAAGTGAACAGTCAGGTGGTGAAGATTTGACAGCTGATACAGAAgcttttgatgttttaaataaCTATCATGTATCAAGTTCGACACAAGGTTTAGGTGTAGAATCTGCACAACAGGCTGTTACAAGTGATGATTATCCATATAAAATTGATAATGAAGATCAAACAAGTATCAATGAAGAAGAAAGTGAAGAAAATCCAGAAATATCAGCTGTTCCTGTTGAGGAAGCTGTAATAACACCAGCTGAAGGAACTAACGAGGTGACAAAACTGGATAGTGAAATATTAGCTCAGAAAGAAACAGAATCGGAAGAGAAGGCTGAGGAACAACCTGAGCAAGTTCCTGAAATTCAACCATCATCGTCATCCGAAACAGTTCTTATCCCCGAAGTTGAGCAACAACAATCGAATGAAGATCAACAttctgaagaagaagaaaaacccGAAGAAGAGATACATTCCGAGTTAGAAGCGGCTACAGAAGTTCCTGCTGAAATTGAAGACAAACCTGAAATCAACCAAGAACATGTAGATGAGTTGGAGGAAGTGAAGCCTGTAGTTTTTGAAGCTGAACAACCTGAACAGTCTTTGGATAATAACAATGTAGCTGTAGAAGAATCGGAAGCATCACATAACGTTGAAACATCTTCAAATACTTCTGAGCAAGTCGAGGAACATAATGAAGATCATGAAATTACTCCAGTTAACACAGATGTTCAAGATATTATTAGTCAATCCGAAGAATCTTCATCAAATCCAGAAGTATCTCAAGGAATTAGTGAAGATTTAGCAGAAAAAGAAAAGGAAGATGAAGTCGCAACAGAGCAACCAGCTGAAGTTGAAAATGTACAGACATCTCAGCCAGCTGAGCCAGAAATAATTCATGAAGAACATTCTTCTGAGCAGCAGATAAACAAAGTAATACCAGAAGATAACTTATCTCAAACCAGTCAAGAATCTTCAGAACCATTGAACTTGGAATCTGAAGAAGTCAAAGAAGATCACACTGTTCAGAATGAACTTCAGAGCGAAGAACATCTACCGGAACAATCTGTAGAAAAGGATACTGAGTCTGCTGAACAACAAACAGCTAGTGGTCAAATGGAAGAATCACATTCTAGGCCAAGTTCAGATGCTCATGCTCAAGAAGAAGCTACAGTTCTTGATGAAGAAGTCGAAACACATGTGGATATGGATGGAGAATTAGCTGCTACTAGCTCTCAAGAACACAAAGAAGACGCAGAGATTGACAGTAGCATTGTAAGCCAATCATCAAATGTTGGAGAAGAACATAAAGTTCCTGATGAAAATGTTTCAGAAATTAGCTTAGAACAAGTACAAGAAGGTGAAGAAAACCCAGGACTACATGAAGAGGTTGTTCAAGAAAATATTACTGAAGAAATTGCCCATGAAGAAAATATGCCACAAGTTTCAGAAGAAAATAATGCGGAACAATCAGTTGAAGGCGAACAAGTAGGTGAAGAAGCTGTACAAGAAGTTGAAAATGAAGCTTCCCAAGAAGGTATCCAAGAAACCGAACAAGAACAACCACAACAAGCTGTCGAAGAAGCTGCCCAAGAAGCTGTCCAAGAAACTGAACACGAATCTGAACAAGTATCTGAACAAGAAGCTGTCCAAGAATCTTCTCAGGCAGTAAGCGAAGAAGCTCCTCAAGAAACTACCGAAGAATCTGTCCCAGAAGTTGTCCAAGAAGCCGCCCAAGAAACTGCACAAGAAGCTGTGGAAGAACCTGCCCACGTAGAAGAACAAATTTTACAGGAAACTAGTTCAGAACAAATGGAAGAATTACCTgaagaagaaaacaaagaaaaggaaGATTCTTTAGCAGAAACAGAAGAAGATAAGAAAGATAACCAAGTCGAGAACAAAATTGGGGAAGTGAACACTTCTGAAGATGAAATTAAACCTTCAATAGATGAAGAGAAACCATCTGGAGAAGAAACTATCAATGCAGACATTAAGGAAGATAATGTTCCAGAGTTGATTAAAGACCATCAAATTTCATCTGAACAAGAAATTCaactaaataaaattgaagaagaGGAAATAGTTCAATCAGCAAACGAAGATCGAGTTGAAGAAGAACCACAAATTCTTAACCACGAAGAAGTGCAACCCATAGATGAAGAAAACCAACAACAAATAGTCCAAAATGTACCCCAAGAAACAATTGAAGAGCTTCTTCAGGAAGCAGCTCAAGCTCTAGCTGAAAAAGATAATCAAGAATTAAACTTAGCACAAAACCACGATGAAGTACAAAATATTACTGAGAAACCAGTTCATGAAAGTGAAGAAGAAGCTTTACAAACTCTTCAGGAGGAACCTATACAACCAGTGGTATCTGACGATTTGATTTCTTTGCCAGAGAACCAGTCAGAATTGTCTGAAGAAAAATTAccagaaaaagaagaaattaatCTTGATTCGAAGCCACAATCAACTGAAGAAGAACAACAATCAGTATCAGAACAGGTAGAATTACAAGAAGCAGTTCCAGAAATGATCAAAAAAGATGTTGAACTGCCTGAAAAAATGTCAGAAGAAACACCATCAGAAGAAAATCATAGTCAAAAGCTCCAAACTGATCTAGTAACGGAAAGTGTTTTACAAAACGAAGCACTTCCAATTGACGAAGAAGAAGATCCAAACAAAGACTCAgatgaagaacaaaaaatagaTATACAAACAATCCCAATATCATTGCAAGATCTGTTACAAGGTGGTGCTGAACCTCAGAAGAATATCCAAGAAACAGCCCAAGAGAATGCATCAGAAAGTGAAGATCCTCAAATTTCTTCAGAGACTAATGAAGAACATGCAACAGACACTCAAGAATCGTCTGAGCCATCCAAACCTGAAGAACTAGAACTCTCAAAACCAAATTTAACTGATCTTACAGATTCTATGATTATTCAAGAAATATCTTCAGATGAGGCTTCATCACATGAAAATCAACTCCCTGctttggaaaaaattccaatgaCACAAGAGAAAGACAATGAAGAAACTAATTTGGAAAATGAAAGTTCAAACGAAGCTATCCAACATGTACATGACTTGGAAAACATTATCGAAGGCGCCGAACCTTCAAATATTGCAAATGACAATAACCCACTTAGCTTATCTGAATCGTTGCCAACTAAAAAACTCCAAACAGAAAACAATGAAGGTGATGGAACTTTGGcattagaagaagaagaaaatccaATTTCTAGCAACGAGAATGCCATTAATGAGAAAATTGAAAGTGATAACaacgaacaacaacaacaaattattgGAACAGATCCAGCAAATAAACCAATAATTGATGATGAGGTGAAAGAGATCGATATGCAAACAGAAAAGATCAACGAAgacaaagaagaagaagaagaattattAGAAATCGATCAAGCGACAACTGTACGTTCCGAATCTGAGCAAAATTCTGATCACGAATCATCATCAACTGTCCACCCAACTTTCGAATTGCAAGAAACACATCAACAAGTGGCAGCTGTAGAAAATGTTAATGATAATTTACCAGCAGCGGACATTGAAGAAGAAACAAACGATACAACACAATCTGGAGCGAATGCCAATGAAAGTGAACTCGACGCCGCCACTGAGTACGTGCCTTTGGTAATGGCACCAGCTGAGAGTGAAACATTGGCCACACCTGTAGCTGTCAGTGTGGAACCTGATTttagtgaaattgaaaagtttgAACAATTTGAAGATCATCATTTGGTCAATGAACCTTTAGAGACAGTTGACAATGTTTTAGAAGAAGAAGATAATGTTCCAACGAGTAGACCTATTGTTGAATTGGAATCTTCACCAATTGTTGAAGAAGATAATGAAGACATGAAACCAGCTTCAGGAGATAACGGTTTCAATGAAAATGAATCAGTTCTTAGTATTTTAAGTGGTTTAATagaaaatgaagaagaagaaggttcTGGAACACCATTGCCAGAGAGCTCTGTCGATGATTTGAAAGCTGAAGAAACTGTTCATAGTGAACAAACCCCAGACACAGGATCGTATTATCCATCTGTTTTGTCCGACTTGCTCATGAGTACAAAGACTGAAGACCTGTCAAAATTAACTACGTCTTCTCCATTGATTGAGAACCAGGAAAGCGTTACTCCCGAAGAACTTCCATTTGATCTTTCGTTCGTTTCTCCAAACGATCATGTAGAGCTTATGTCAGATAATTTAGTCGTTGAAACGACACCTGGTTTCTACCAGGAAAGCAGCAGCAGTAGCAGTGAAGATGGTATTATAACTACTGAAGTACCTGACATCTTGGAGATTACCACCCAGACAATGCTTGGTCTAGCTAGCCGGGTAACGCTCATGGAACCAGCTGCTCCAGTGGCTACAACTTTGAAACCTTTTATGACAATGGAAGATGATTTCTCGACAACTTCATCTTCATTGAGTATTGATTCTTTGATAACTTCAAAACCAGGTAAATTGAAGATATTTTTCTAATTGACAAGTTTCGTCatctaataaatatttttgcagttCGTAAACGTGTAGAACTAGGCAATGGTCCGGTTTCCCTAGGCTTGAATTGTAATAACGACAAACAGTGCCAATTGGCTGACCCAAATACCGTCTGCTCTGATCAAGGAATATGTGACTGTGCCTCAAAGACACCAGCTAAATGTAGCGCTGAACGTACCGGCTGCAGTGCAGGAACATTCCAGGTAAGTCCTAATCCTCGCACATCCAATCCCCATTCGAGGAGTGATTtgtcaaattataaataaatgggttttaatttttcttcgtTCTCGCAAAACAGTGCCGCTCGAGTGGAGTTTGTATTTCGTGGTTCTTCGTATGCGACGGCCGCCCAGACTGCACAGATGCTTCTGACGAGGAATGCACTTTTAATGCACGATTTAACCAAACATGCCCGAAAGAATCATTCCGTTGTGAGCACAGTGGACGGTGCATAAGTCGTGCCGCACTTTGTGATGGCAGAAAACAATGCCCACACGGAGAGGACGAATACGAATGTGATTCTTTAAGGACTGAAGGTGGCCAATGCCCACCAAACACGTTCCGTTGCAACAGTGGCGAATGCCTGCCCGAATATGAGTACTGTAATGCAATTATCTCGTGCAAGGATGGCAGTGACGAGCCGCCACATCTTTGCGGATCACGATCTGTGCCGAATATCTTCCTCCGAATGCTTACCGCTGCTGTGGTCGACGATAGTAGCGCTAAAAGAACCAGTGGCGGTATCAATGCCTATTGCCCGCACAGGTGCAGCAACGGCCGATGCAGATCGACAGCCATTGTTTGTTCGGGTCGTGATGGTTGCGGTGATGGAACAGACGAGGAGACCTGTTCTGTTTGTCGTAAGTCAATATGTGCAC
This DNA window, taken from Episyrphus balteatus chromosome 2, idEpiBalt1.1, whole genome shotgun sequence, encodes the following:
- the LOC129908947 gene encoding titin isoform X4, with the protein product MNDKKSHCDFLIPNLFGRCQCTSPAKQYGGMCIADDSSIEADAVLSQTTTYTPLITPPPTVFRPIDLITHYEISTQGKPEISSLPSSTENQVEFTKLPELSVSSSSEQSGGEDLTADTEAFDVLNNYHVSSSTQGLGVESAQQAVTSDDYPYKIDNEDQTSINEEESEENPEISAVPVEEAVITPAEGTNEVTKLDSEILAQKETESEEKAEEQPEQVPEIQPSSSSETVLIPEVEQQQSNEDQHSEEEEKPEEEIHSELEAATEVPAEIEDKPEINQEHVDELEEVKPVVFEAEQPEQSLDNNNVAVEESEASHNVETSSNTSEQVEEHNEDHEITPVNTDVQDIISQSEESSSNPEVSQGISEDLAEKEKEDEVATEQPAEVENVQTSQPAEPEIIHEEHSSEQQINKVIPEDNLSQTSQESSEPLNLESEEVKEDHTVQNELQSEEHLPEQSVEKDTESAEQQTASGQMEESHSRPSSDAHAQEEATVLDEEVETHVDMDGELAATSSQEHKEDAEIDSSIVSQSSNVGEEHKVPDENVSEISLEQVQEGEENPGLHEEVVQENITEEIAHEENMPQVSEENNAEQSVEGEQVGEEAVQEVENEASQEGIQETEQEQPQQAVEEAAQEAVQETEHESEQVSEQEAVQESSQAVSEEAPQETTEESVPEVVQEAAQETAQEAVEEPAHVEEQILQETSSEQMEELPEEENKEKEDSLAETEEDKKDNQVENKIGEVNTSEDEIKPSIDEEKPSGEETINADIKEDNVPELIKDHQISSEQEIQLNKIEEEEIVQSANEDRVEEEPQILNHEEVQPIDEENQQQIVQNVPQETIEELLQEAAQALAEKDNQELNLAQNHDEVQNITEKPVHESEEEALQTLQEEPIQPVVSDDLISLPENQSELSEEKLPEKEEINLDSKPQSTEEEQQSVSEQVELQEAVPEMIKKDVELPEKMSEETPSEENHSQKLQTDLVTESVLQNEALPIDEEEDPNKDSDEEQKIDIQTIPISLQDLLQGGAEPQKNIQETAQENASESEDPQISSETNEEHATDTQESSEPSKPEELELSKPNLTDLTDSMIIQEISSDEASSHENQLPALEKIPMTQEKDNEETNLENESSNEAIQHVHDLENIIEGAEPSNIANDNNPLSLSESLPTKKLQTENNEGDGTLALEEEENPISSNENAINEKIESDNNEQQQQIIGTDPANKPIIDDEVKEIDMQTEKINEDKEEEEELLEIDQATTVRSESEQNSDHESSSTVHPTFELQETHQQVAAVENVNDNLPAADIEEETNDTTQSGANANESELDAATEYVPLVMAPAESETLATPVAVSVEPDFSEIEKFEQFEDHHLVNEPLETVDNVLEEEDNVPTSRPIVELESSPIVEEDNEDMKPASGDNGFNENESVLSILSGLIENEEEEGSGTPLPESSVDDLKAEETVHSEQTPDTGSYYPSVLSDLLMSTKTEDLSKLTTSSPLIENQESVTPEELPFDLSFVSPNDHVELMSDNLVVETTPGFYQESSSSSSEDGIITTEVPDILEITTQTMLGLASRVTLMEPAAPVATTLKPFMTMEDDFSTTSSSLSIDSLITSKPVRKRVELGNGPVSLGLNCNNDKQCQLADPNTVCSDQGICDCASKTPAKCSAERTGCSAGTFQCRSSGVCISWFFVCDGRPDCTDASDEECTFNARFNQTCPKESFRCEHSGRCISRAALCDGRKQCPHGEDEYECDSLRTEGGQCPPNTFRCNSGECLPEYEYCNAIISCKDGSDEPPHLCGSRSVPNIFLRMLTAAVVDDSSAKRTSGGINAYCPHRCSNGRCRSTAIVCSGRDGCGDGTDEETCSVCRCPAPAYASAPASAEFLAQQPPMPLWK